The nucleotide sequence CACTCGCAGGTCCACCGAGTGGCAGGACTTCGGTGTTTTTGAATCCTATTTCCTTGCACCATTCTTCGAAGTCCGCTCTTGTAAAGACAAAAGCGTCGCCGAACTCTATTAAAACGCACTGTCAAATATTGGTTGTACTACAGATTAATATGAGCATAAATCAAAGCCGTTGTGTTTAAATGTATTAAATAAACTTTGACATAATCAAAAATGGTGTATTATAATTATATCCCGGCAAGGGGATAATGCTTATGTCATAATCAAAAGGGCAATATTTGAAAGGCTGTTTAAGATGTTGCTACGAAGACGTGAACATTTATTTTACCCATTGATGTGAGTTCACAGTCTTGTCTATCATGTGTTCTAATCTGGTGAGTTCTTTCGGAGCGTTTGGATCCCCGTAGTAATTTCTTACACTTTTCGTTTTCCCGTTTATAGTTATTGAATTTACAGCCGTGGCCATGTCGGGGATCACGCCTTCTTCATAACTTTCTTTTAGGGATAAAAATCCAATTCCATCAATTAATGAAATTAGCATTCTAATTC is from Thermodesulfobacteriota bacterium and encodes:
- a CDS encoding DUF6438 domain-containing protein, giving the protein MKKNKTNDFENEVVITLVRRAFNGTCPVYKPTLYANGRCAYEGETFVRVIGRKTFTISETRIRMLISLIDGIGFLSLKESYEEGVIPDMATAVNSITINGKTKSVRNYYGDPNAPKELTRLEHMIDKTVNSHQWVK